From the Chitinophaga lutea genome, the window AGGTACTCCAACGGGGCGTATTCGATGTATCCGGGCGGCTTCAGCAGCCCCAACCGCATTGCGTACGACATCGGCGCCGGGAACGATTATTCGGCCACCATCCGCCCGAACCTCCGGCTGAAACAGGATCTCGACATGATCACGAAAGGACTGTCCGTGTCGGGGCTGTTTGCCTTCGACATCTATACGGACGGCACCACGGCCACCTCCAAAAACTCTCCGGCGGAATACGCCACCGGGCGGGACGCGAACGGCAACCTTCTCACGCAGATCACACGAGACGGCAGCGGGACCTTGACCTTCTTCTCGGCCAGAAGCTCCACGCGGCGCATGTATTCTGAAGCCTCGCTGAACTACGGGCGCACTTTCGGGAAACATGAAGTGGGTGGATTGTTTCTTTTTAACCAGTCGGAGTACGTAGACGGGAACGCGGCCACCTTCACTTCGGCCGTGCCATTCCGCAACCGCGGGTTTACGGGCAGGGCCACTTACGGCTACGATAACCGGTATTATCTCGAAGGGAACTTCGGGTACACGGGCTCCGAAAACTTCAGCCCGCGCAACCGTTATGGTTTCTTCCCGTCTGCCGGTGTGGGATACGTGGTATCGAACGAACCATTCTACGCGCCGCTGAAAGAAATCATGCCTTATTTCAAACTCCGCTACAGCTACGGCCTCACGGGCAACGGCGGGTTCAGCACGCGTTTCCTCTACCTCACGCAGCTCTCGAAAACCGCGGCGACGGGTTACCAGTTCGGCGTTCCTTCGTCGTTATCGCCGGCCTACAGCGGGTATGCGGAATCGCAGATCGCCACGGACCCTTCTTGGGAAACATCGTACCGCCACAACCTCGGCATAGAAATGAACTTCTTCAACAACGACCTGAAACTGGTGACGGAACTGTTCCGCGAAATGCGCAAAGGCGTTCTCCGCGCAGACCAGACCATCCCGGGCATCTCGGGTTTCGGCGGGGTGAACCCCACGCGCAACATCGGCGTCGTGCGCAACAAAGGCATCGACGTAACGCTGACCTACCGCAAAACGCTCTCGGAACAGAAATGGGTGAACATCACGGGCACCTTCACCTATAACCGCAACACCAACCTGGAAGACGGGCTGCCCCCGCAGCGCTATCCCTGGATGGAATGGAAAGGAAAAGAAGTGGACGCGAAAACGCTGTACATCGCGGAAGGGCTCTTTAAAGACCAGGCGGAAATCGACAGGCACGCCATTCAGTCGGGCGACACCCGCCCCGGCGACATCAAATACAAAGACCTGAACGAAGACGGCATCATCGACGCCAATGACATCGCCCGCATCGACGTATCCGGCACCCCGAAAATGATGTACGGCGTGAACCTGTCGTTCGGGTACAAAGGTTTCGACATCGGCGCATTCATCCAGGGCACCGGCAAGGTGTACCTGAACTACGGCATCGGCGACGGCACGCGGCCGTTCAATTCCGGCCCCATCAGCGGCGGATTGATGAGCATGGTGGCCGACCGGTGGACGGAAGACAATCCCAACCCGAACGCTTTCTATCCGCGCCTGAGCACCAACCAGGATCCGAACTCGAACTACCTTAACAGCACCTGGTGGCTGAAACCGTCCGACTTCATCCGCCTGAAAAGCGCGGAGATCGGTTATACGCTCAACGCCGCCCTGGTGAAACGGTACGGCATCAAAAACCTGCGGATGTTCATCAACGGCACCAACCTGATCACCATCTCCAGATGGAAGCACTGGGATCCCGAGCTGAACGATACGGGCACCAGCTCCAATAACTACACCCGTGGCGAGTCTTATCCCAACATCAAGGCCTACAATTTCGGCGTAAGGGTCACTTTTTAACAGCACAAGCATCAAACCATGAAACACATCATATCAATTTTGATCATCGCGATACTCCTGTTCACCGGCTGTAAAAAAGGCTTTTTCGACAATGCGCCGAAAGACCTGCAGACCATCGACATGGTGTTCCAGAACAAACTGGAAGCGGAAAACTGGCTGGCCGGCGTTTACAACCGCCTGCCCGACGTATGGGCCGACGGCAACGTAACCGGCAGGGGCCTGGCGGAACTGAGCGACGAACTGGAACTCTCATCGCCCTCCGCCATTGGGGCCGGCAGCCTCAGCAGCCAGAGCGCCATCAACGTGTACACGAACTATTACCAGGCCATCCGCCTCGCCAATATTTTTATGGCCAACATCAATAACAGCAAAACCAACCTGCTGAAGGAACCGAACGGCGCGGAGCTCATCCGCCAGTATACGGGCGAAGCGCGTTTCCTGCGGGCGAACTACTACTGGATGCTGATCAGGCTCTACGGGCCGGTGGTACTGGTAGGCGACCGGGTGGCGGGCGTGGACGATAACTTCCAGCTGCCCCGCAATACCTGGAAGGAATGTATCGACTACATCCTTGCCGAAATGGACTCCGCCAAGGCGCTGGTGCCGGAAAAACACATCGTGCCTTCTTCCGGCGCGGACGACCTGTCGCAAACCGGCCGCATCACCAAACTCATCGTGGACGCCGTGAAAAGCCAGGTGATGCTGTACGACGCCAGCCCGCTGTTTAACGGCAACGCGGATTTTGCCGCCTTCAAAAACACCGACGGCAAGCAGCTCATGAACCTCACCGCCGATCCGTCGAAGTGGGCGAAAGCAGCAGCGGCCGCCAAAGCGACGATCGACTATGCGGAGGCCAGCGGCAAAAAATTATACAGAGTCACCAATACCGATCCCTTCCTGGCCGCGGTGAACTCACTGCGGGGATTGTTCCTGACAGGCTGGAGCGATGAAGGTATCTGGATCAGGACGAATACGGCCTATGCGGTATGGGAGGAAGATGCGGCGCCCCGCGCGGCGAACGGCACCAAAACCAACGCCGTATTGTCGCTGCCGCAGGAGATGGTCGATAAATACCGCATGATCAATGGCAGGAACATCGATGAAAGCGGCAGCAACTACGTGGAAGCGGGGTTCACCAACACCGCGAAAGCCAACTTCTACGTGGCCGGCACGTCCAACATGTACGTGAACCGCGAGCCGCGGTTTTATGTGAACGTGACCTTCAATGGCTCCACCGTTCCCTTCGTGCCTAAAACGGGCGTTACGCGCGTGGAATTCTGGCCGGCGGGCAACTCCGGCAACGCCAACGGCAGCCAGACGATGTTCCCCAAAACGGGGTACCTCGTACGCAAGAACACCAACGTAAGCCGCAACCTCCAGACCAACGCCGGCAACGTGGTGCGCCCGGCGATGTATATCCGCCTGGCGGAACTGTACCTCAACTACGCCGAAGCGCTCAATGAATCCAATCCCGGTCACACGGATGTGCTGACGTATCTCAACGCGGTACGCACCCGCGCAGGCATCCCGGCCGTAGCGCCCGGTCTGGACCAGGCCGCCATGCGCGCGCTCATCCAGCGCGAACGCTGCATCGAGCTGGCTTACGAAGGCCACCGCTTCTATGACATCCGTCGCTGGAAAATCGTCAACCAGCCGGAAGGCCGGCAGGCAGGGGAATTCCACGGCATGAACGTGTTCACGGGCCAGGGGCTCGGCGATGTGGCCTACTACGCCCGCACCAGAACGAGCACCCGCATCTGGTACGACCGTTACAACCTGCTGCCGTTGCCGCAGAGTGAAGTCAATAAAAATTTAAAAATGGTGCAAACCCTCGGATACTAATCATGAAGAAAATTTCCGGATTTGTGTTTTGCTGCCTCCTGCCTGCCGCCCTCGCGGCACAGGAGGCAGTCGTGCGAAAATATAAAGTACCCGTGCTCACGGGTAAATCCATCAACCCCGTTATCCGCATCCGTGTAGATGCGCAGGATGACGGCGACACGCTGCGCCAGGTGGACGTATCGGTAAAGGGGGGAACGCTCGCCAACATCCGCATTTACGCGGCGGGCAGTGAAAGCGCCCTGCTGAAAGCCGGTCACCTGGAAGGCAAAACGCTCTTCGCCGAAGCGCCCGCCCGTGAAAAGACGGTACTGAAAGGCAGCGCCGCGCTGAAACGCGGCGCGAATTATTTCTGGGTAACGGTGGCGCCGTCGCCGCGCATCGCGCTGTCGGCGAAGCTGCACATCAACGCCACCACCGTCCGCACCGCAAAAAAAACGATACCATTACCTGCGGATACCTATGCCCACAGAACTGGTGTGGCGCTGCGCCAGCACTGGCAGGACAGCGTGCACACCTACCGCATTCCCGGCCTGGCCACCGCCAAAAACGGTACGTTGCTCGCGATCTACGACGTGCGCCGCGAAACAGGCCGGGACTTGCAGGGCAATATCGACATCGGCCTGTCGAGAAGTTTCGACAAGGGCAAAACCTGGCAGCCGATGCAGATCGTGCTGGACATGGGCGAGTGGGGCGGCCTGCCGGAGAAATTCAACGGCGTGTCTGACGCCAATGTGCTGGTGGATAAAAACACCGGTACGATCTACATCGCCGGCCTGTGGATGCACGGCGTGATCGACTCCACCGGAAAATGGCTGGAAGGCCTCACCGCCGACAGCACCCACTGGAACCACCAGTGGAAAACAAAAGGCTCACAACCCGGTTTCGGAGAAAAACAGACCTCCCAGTTCCTCATCGTCAAAAGCACCGACCACGGTGCTACATGGAGCAAACCCGTCAACCTCACGCGCATGTGCAAACAGGAAGACTGGTGGCTGTGGGCGCCCGCACCGGGCCAGGGCCTCACCCTCAAAGACGGCACCATCGTATTCCCCGTACAGGGCCGCGATGGCAAAGGCAGGGGCTTCTCCACCATCACCTGGAGCAAAGACGGCGGCAGCACCTGGAAAACCGGCAAACGCGCCGCGCCCGAGTCCACCACCGAAAACATGGCCGTTGAACTGACGGACGGCTCCATCATGCTCAACATGCGCTCCGGCATCAACAGCCGGGACACGGGCAGCACCAACGGCA encodes:
- a CDS encoding SusC/RagA family TonB-linked outer membrane protein, encoding MNKSLRTCTRLCLFILTVLLSAAAFGQARILNVSGKVTDELDAPVIGASIRITGTRLGTLTDKDGHYTLAVSPADSLDFSFIGYKSVRFAVKNRVDINVKLEAAAGGLNEVSIVGYGQQKKISVIGAQSTLNAEELKLPVRDIASMLGGRIAGMITTSRGGGPGQDNSGFLVRGVSTFGTSVRTPLIIIDGVPDRALNDVDPEDIQTFTVLKDAVSTAVYGTRGANGVIIITTKKGVAGKPSVKVELNQGMTRFVQVPELLDAPTWMTLYNEALTTRGRAALYTDERINLHRTGADKDLYPNMNWYDEIFRKAGMTQRANINISGGSDKATYYISAGYYGETGLVKNDPEQTGYDSKSYYRRYNFTANIGVNVTNTTRVDLNISSIIDRRNGPWNGDGSNASNNLFAQVLRVPPHIIPGRYSNGAYSMYPGGFSSPNRIAYDIGAGNDYSATIRPNLRLKQDLDMITKGLSVSGLFAFDIYTDGTTATSKNSPAEYATGRDANGNLLTQITRDGSGTLTFFSARSSTRRMYSEASLNYGRTFGKHEVGGLFLFNQSEYVDGNAATFTSAVPFRNRGFTGRATYGYDNRYYLEGNFGYTGSENFSPRNRYGFFPSAGVGYVVSNEPFYAPLKEIMPYFKLRYSYGLTGNGGFSTRFLYLTQLSKTAATGYQFGVPSSLSPAYSGYAESQIATDPSWETSYRHNLGIEMNFFNNDLKLVTELFREMRKGVLRADQTIPGISGFGGVNPTRNIGVVRNKGIDVTLTYRKTLSEQKWVNITGTFTYNRNTNLEDGLPPQRYPWMEWKGKEVDAKTLYIAEGLFKDQAEIDRHAIQSGDTRPGDIKYKDLNEDGIIDANDIARIDVSGTPKMMYGVNLSFGYKGFDIGAFIQGTGKVYLNYGIGDGTRPFNSGPISGGLMSMVADRWTEDNPNPNAFYPRLSTNQDPNSNYLNSTWWLKPSDFIRLKSAEIGYTLNAALVKRYGIKNLRMFINGTNLITISRWKHWDPELNDTGTSSNNYTRGESYPNIKAYNFGVRVTF
- a CDS encoding sialidase family protein produces the protein MKKISGFVFCCLLPAALAAQEAVVRKYKVPVLTGKSINPVIRIRVDAQDDGDTLRQVDVSVKGGTLANIRIYAAGSESALLKAGHLEGKTLFAEAPAREKTVLKGSAALKRGANYFWVTVAPSPRIALSAKLHINATTVRTAKKTIPLPADTYAHRTGVALRQHWQDSVHTYRIPGLATAKNGTLLAIYDVRRETGRDLQGNIDIGLSRSFDKGKTWQPMQIVLDMGEWGGLPEKFNGVSDANVLVDKNTGTIYIAGLWMHGVIDSTGKWLEGLTADSTHWNHQWKTKGSQPGFGEKQTSQFLIVKSTDHGATWSKPVNLTRMCKQEDWWLWAPAPGQGLTLKDGTIVFPVQGRDGKGRGFSTITWSKDGGSTWKTGKRAAPESTTENMAVELTDGSIMLNMRSGINSRDTGSTNGRVIAVTKDLGETWSAHPTSRNALPEPACMASIIRHDYIRNGQKKSVLLFSNPDSKTARKNQTVKVSYDDGKTWVDSKKILLDEEKGRGYSCLTSIDRETIGILYEGSQADMVFQVIGLEELL
- a CDS encoding RagB/SusD family nutrient uptake outer membrane protein; protein product: MKHIISILIIAILLFTGCKKGFFDNAPKDLQTIDMVFQNKLEAENWLAGVYNRLPDVWADGNVTGRGLAELSDELELSSPSAIGAGSLSSQSAINVYTNYYQAIRLANIFMANINNSKTNLLKEPNGAELIRQYTGEARFLRANYYWMLIRLYGPVVLVGDRVAGVDDNFQLPRNTWKECIDYILAEMDSAKALVPEKHIVPSSGADDLSQTGRITKLIVDAVKSQVMLYDASPLFNGNADFAAFKNTDGKQLMNLTADPSKWAKAAAAAKATIDYAEASGKKLYRVTNTDPFLAAVNSLRGLFLTGWSDEGIWIRTNTAYAVWEEDAAPRAANGTKTNAVLSLPQEMVDKYRMINGRNIDESGSNYVEAGFTNTAKANFYVAGTSNMYVNREPRFYVNVTFNGSTVPFVPKTGVTRVEFWPAGNSGNANGSQTMFPKTGYLVRKNTNVSRNLQTNAGNVVRPAMYIRLAELYLNYAEALNESNPGHTDVLTYLNAVRTRAGIPAVAPGLDQAAMRALIQRERCIELAYEGHRFYDIRRWKIVNQPEGRQAGEFHGMNVFTGQGLGDVAYYARTRTSTRIWYDRYNLLPLPQSEVNKNLKMVQTLGY